In one Pseudomonas sp. MM211 genomic region, the following are encoded:
- a CDS encoding glycoside hydrolase family 94 protein produces MDRQWLRAIQRLWRPAPRTFEYEPALRAELFSAEQMATHGAHLARQHHLSPDSTSDALLHRLAENAAVLASSCQAMTVAALSNQRATPAAEWLLDNFYLVEEQIRTAQKHLPKGYCRELPGLANGPSRTLPRVYDIALETIAHGDGRVNSDSLSRFVTAYQSVMPLTLGELWGIPIMLRLALIENLRRVASRVMANSNDRNLANDWADRLIATAERDAKSVVLLVADLARSAPPMTSAFVAELARRLQGQSTTLILPMTWVEQALAESGQSVERLIHLDAQLQATEQVSISNSINSLRLLSATDWREFVEHMSGVEHALAEDPAAVYTRMDFATRDHYRHVVERLARTCPHTEIDIAREAIALCRAAPVEDPLMSHVGFYLMGAGLAVLERQLNVQPSMAARCRRQLRRWPLGFFLAPVVVLSALLAWPFLAMLRADGWGPWVLMLLSVPTLLMTSHLAIGLINRLVTLSLPPDILPRLDYSAGIPTQARTLVVVPTLIGSAQDVEELVEGIEVRFLANRDANLHFALLTDFMDAPSEVLDGDAALLLQASQAIEALNLKYPEPGAPRFFLLHRPRRWNATERCWMGHERKRGKIAELNALLRGHGHERFSLIVGDIAALPSVNYVIALDTDTQLPRDVARQFLGAICHPLNQARFDPQQRRIVSGYAILQPRVGISLPSIARSAYAQLFGSDAGVDPYTRAVSDVYQDLFGNGSFIGKGVYAVDAFEQALQGCFPDNRILSHDLIEGCYARSGLISDVQLYEEHPARYSADAKRRHRWIRGDWQLLPWLMPWTPKPGGGLENNRLTNLACWKIVDNLRRSLEPAAFLCMLLWGWFASAEPLQWSLGVFLLIIAQPLISTLLELLHKAHDITLGQHLKVTFRGAAQHFSRALLTLVWLPFEAFSSLDAIGRTLWRMTISQRRLLQWNPSREVERSSRNDLPSLYRLMWVAPLLAIAVALLLVGKPVVLAIAAPFLLAWLLAPAIAYWLSRPTADMAFAPSLEEQQFLRRLARKTWAFFDDHLGPADNWLPPDNIQERPTAVTAHRTSPTNMGMALLSHLAAYDFAYLSGGRLLARLDNALTSMSRLERHQRHFYNWYDTQTLQPLPPRYVSTVDSGNLAGLLLTLRPGLYELPSAALISPNWRSGLIDSLGVLHEALLASELDEHMLDDAFSELAAANTREPESVTDITAALQRLIVLAQSLKAALSAAPEADYWRQALLAHCQDLHAELSCLTLPGSPPASASWQDLARLDASQWPAAEQAQVQAVIHHASERIATTLRLADLAGELANMDFTFLYDAQRELLAIGYNADEQRLDSAYYDLLASEARLTNFVVIAQGQLPQESWFTLGRLLTSNGGVPVLLSWTGSMFEYLMPMLVMPSYAGTLLDQTCRAAVARQIEYGQQLSLPWGVSESGYSTLDAQLNYQYRAFGVPGLGLKRGLGEDVVMAPYASVLALMVAPEAACKNLQRLADMGMAGRYGLYEAIDFTSARLPPGQNAALIQSFMAHHQGMSLLALTYVLLDRPMQRRFEADPQFQATALLLQERVPKSAAQYLHTANASLEGKVARVNENKLRVYTDPGRRHPAVQLLSNGRYHVMISNAGGGYSRRDEMAVTRWHEDITCDNTGTFCYLRDVDSGDFWSSAHQPTLRTTESFEAIFTDARAEFRVRERGFDAHTEIVVSPEDDIELRRLHISNRGAQRRTLELTSYAEVVLAPALSDALHPAFSKLFVQSELLTPLQAILCSRRPRSSEEKVPWLCHLLAAHEVDITAISYETDRARFIGRGRNLTHPAAMDSEALSGTAGAVLDPIVAIRCRVSLDPGQTATIDLVTGVSDSRDGCLQLINKYRDRHLADRVFDLAWTHSQVLLRQLNTSHAEARLFEQMAASIIYTNPSLRAAPSVLAANQRNQSGLWGQAISGDRPIVLLQISATAHIDLVRQLVQAHAYWRHKGLIVDLVIWNEDQAGYRQDLQDVIMGLVTSGSEAHLLDRPGGIFVRPAQQLSNEDRVLMLAVAHLVLSDERGSLAEQIHRRRAEPALPAFDAKLLPKPVRPAVLPLPDPSLILSNPHGGFSADGKEYVIHSRAGQPTPAPWVNVLANPNFGSVISESGSAYTWHENAHEFRLTPWRNDPVSDPGDEAIYLRDEDSGHYWSPTPLPRPGKGGYVTRHGFGYSVFEHEEEGIRSELWVYVSLQDPVKFSHLKIHNTSGRPRRLSVTGYVAWVLGDLREKSSMHVVSEADPNSGALFARNAYSIEFPGRVAFFDVDAPLASSTAGRTEFIGRNGNLGAPAAMAQAHLSGRSGPGLDPCAALRVDLQLAPDEHRSVTFRLGAAQDAKIASRLVHRMRGGNVAQAELERVRTHWHDTLGKVQIETPEPAVDVMVNGWLMYQVIACRFWARSGYYQSGGAFGFRDQLQDSMAMLHADPAAVRQHLLLCAAHQFIEGDVQHWWHPPLDRGVRTGCSDDYLWLVQATSRYVQVSGDSSVLAETAGYLEGRMLNSGEESYYDLPNHSPLRETLYQHCVRAIEHSLARGVHGLPLMGHGDWNDGMNRVGEGGKGESVWLGFFGYDVLRRFATTALLNGDAEFARRCDEQADALRLSLEAHAWDGDWYRRAYFDDGTPLGSTGNDECRIDSIAQSWSVLSGAAPDRRRRTAMDSLERHLLRRDIGLVQLLAPPFDRGVLDPGYIKGYVPGVRENGGQYTHAAVWASMAFAELGDSARAWELLRLINPVSHGNSAETIATYKVEPYVVAADVYGMPPHEGRGGWSWYTGSAGWMYRLIVESLLGLQRSGTQLSMQPVLPAHWPGFILHYRFGDTPYRISVSRTDAGDPGLHLDGIAVQGSTIHLLDDGQDHQVDIQWPHNGPGRPTMVTGPVRVIPQPQHTPE; encoded by the coding sequence ATGGACAGGCAATGGCTTCGAGCAATCCAACGGTTGTGGCGGCCCGCGCCGCGCACCTTCGAGTACGAGCCGGCCCTGCGCGCGGAGCTATTCAGTGCCGAACAGATGGCCACCCACGGCGCCCACCTGGCCCGACAGCATCACCTTAGCCCCGACTCCACCTCCGACGCCCTCCTGCACCGCCTCGCCGAAAACGCCGCCGTTCTCGCCAGTAGTTGTCAGGCCATGACCGTGGCAGCGCTTTCCAATCAGCGCGCGACACCGGCTGCGGAATGGCTGCTGGACAACTTCTACCTGGTCGAAGAGCAGATACGCACGGCACAAAAACATTTGCCCAAAGGCTACTGCCGCGAACTGCCAGGCCTGGCCAACGGGCCGTCACGCACCCTGCCGCGGGTTTACGACATTGCCCTAGAAACCATTGCCCACGGTGACGGCCGGGTCAACAGTGACAGCCTGAGCCGCTTCGTGACGGCCTATCAGTCGGTGATGCCGCTGACCCTCGGTGAGCTCTGGGGCATCCCCATCATGTTGCGCCTGGCGCTGATCGAGAACCTGCGCCGGGTCGCTTCACGGGTGATGGCCAACTCGAACGACCGCAACCTGGCCAACGACTGGGCGGATCGTCTGATTGCCACCGCAGAGCGCGACGCCAAGAGCGTGGTACTGCTGGTCGCCGACCTGGCGCGCTCAGCACCGCCGATGACCAGCGCATTCGTGGCCGAACTGGCGCGGCGCCTGCAAGGCCAGAGCACCACATTGATTCTGCCGATGACCTGGGTCGAGCAGGCCCTGGCTGAATCGGGCCAGAGCGTCGAGCGTCTGATTCACCTCGATGCTCAGTTGCAAGCGACAGAGCAGGTGTCGATCAGCAACAGCATCAACAGCCTGCGCCTGCTGTCGGCCACCGACTGGCGCGAGTTTGTCGAGCACATGAGCGGCGTCGAACATGCTCTCGCTGAAGATCCGGCTGCCGTCTATACCCGCATGGATTTCGCCACCCGTGACCATTACCGCCACGTGGTCGAGCGTTTGGCACGTACCTGCCCCCATACCGAGATCGACATCGCCCGCGAGGCCATCGCCCTGTGTCGCGCGGCACCGGTCGAAGACCCGCTGATGAGCCACGTCGGCTTCTATCTAATGGGTGCAGGGCTAGCCGTACTGGAACGCCAACTGAACGTACAGCCCTCCATGGCCGCGCGCTGCCGGCGGCAGCTGCGCCGGTGGCCGCTGGGCTTCTTCCTGGCACCGGTCGTGGTGCTAAGCGCCCTGCTCGCCTGGCCTTTCCTCGCCATGCTGCGGGCCGACGGTTGGGGGCCATGGGTATTGATGCTGCTCAGTGTGCCCACCCTGCTGATGACCAGCCACTTGGCCATTGGCTTGATCAACCGACTGGTAACCCTCAGCCTGCCGCCGGATATTCTTCCACGCCTGGATTACAGCGCAGGCATTCCTACCCAGGCGCGCACCCTGGTCGTGGTGCCGACGCTGATCGGCAGCGCCCAGGATGTGGAGGAGTTGGTAGAGGGTATCGAGGTGCGCTTTCTCGCCAACCGTGATGCCAACCTGCACTTTGCCCTGCTCACCGACTTCATGGATGCACCGAGCGAGGTACTCGATGGCGATGCGGCGCTATTGCTGCAAGCGAGTCAGGCAATCGAAGCGCTCAACCTGAAGTACCCCGAACCGGGCGCGCCGCGTTTCTTCCTGCTGCATCGCCCGCGGCGCTGGAACGCCACCGAACGGTGCTGGATGGGCCATGAGCGCAAGCGCGGCAAGATCGCCGAGCTCAATGCCCTGTTGCGCGGCCACGGCCATGAGCGGTTTTCGCTGATCGTTGGCGATATCGCCGCGCTGCCGAGCGTCAACTACGTCATCGCCCTGGATACCGATACCCAGCTGCCGCGCGATGTGGCCCGGCAGTTTCTCGGCGCCATTTGCCATCCGCTCAATCAGGCACGCTTCGATCCACAGCAACGGCGCATCGTCAGCGGCTACGCGATTCTGCAGCCGCGAGTGGGCATCAGCCTGCCGAGCATCGCCCGCTCCGCCTACGCCCAGCTGTTCGGCAGTGATGCGGGCGTCGACCCTTACACCCGCGCGGTGTCTGACGTGTACCAGGATCTGTTCGGCAATGGCTCGTTCATCGGCAAGGGTGTGTATGCCGTGGATGCCTTCGAGCAGGCCCTGCAAGGCTGCTTCCCCGATAACCGCATTCTCAGCCATGACCTGATCGAGGGCTGCTACGCCCGCTCCGGGCTGATCAGCGATGTACAACTCTATGAAGAACACCCGGCGCGCTACAGCGCCGACGCCAAGCGCCGTCATCGCTGGATTCGCGGAGACTGGCAGTTGCTGCCGTGGCTGATGCCGTGGACACCGAAACCCGGCGGTGGCCTGGAGAACAATCGCCTGACCAATCTCGCCTGCTGGAAGATCGTCGACAACCTGCGCCGCAGCCTGGAGCCGGCGGCCTTTCTGTGCATGTTGCTGTGGGGCTGGTTCGCCAGCGCTGAACCGTTGCAGTGGAGCCTGGGGGTATTCCTGCTGATCATCGCCCAACCGCTGATCAGCACCCTGCTGGAGCTGCTGCACAAAGCCCACGACATCACGCTCGGGCAGCACCTGAAAGTCACCTTTCGCGGTGCAGCGCAGCACTTCAGTCGTGCCCTGCTGACCCTGGTGTGGCTGCCCTTCGAGGCATTCAGCAGCCTGGACGCCATCGGCCGCACACTGTGGCGCATGACCATCAGCCAGCGCCGCCTGCTGCAATGGAACCCCTCGCGAGAAGTGGAGCGCAGCAGCCGCAACGACCTGCCAAGCCTGTACCGGCTGATGTGGGTGGCGCCGCTGCTGGCGATCGCCGTAGCGTTGCTGCTGGTCGGTAAACCCGTGGTACTGGCAATTGCCGCACCCTTTCTGCTGGCCTGGCTGCTGGCGCCGGCCATCGCCTATTGGCTGAGCAGACCCACCGCCGATATGGCGTTCGCCCCGTCACTCGAAGAACAGCAGTTTCTACGCCGCCTGGCGCGTAAGACCTGGGCCTTCTTCGATGATCACCTGGGCCCGGCGGACAACTGGCTACCCCCGGACAACATTCAGGAACGGCCAACAGCGGTGACCGCCCACCGCACCTCGCCAACCAACATGGGCATGGCGCTGCTGTCACACCTGGCTGCCTACGACTTCGCCTACCTCAGCGGCGGCCGCCTGCTCGCGCGCCTGGATAACGCCCTGACCAGCATGTCGCGGCTGGAACGCCATCAGCGGCACTTCTACAACTGGTACGACACCCAGACCCTGCAACCCCTGCCGCCGCGCTACGTCTCTACCGTGGACAGTGGCAACCTGGCCGGCCTGCTACTGACCCTGCGCCCAGGCCTGTACGAGCTGCCGAGCGCGGCGCTGATCAGCCCCAACTGGCGCAGCGGCCTGATCGATAGTCTCGGCGTCCTGCACGAGGCACTGCTGGCCAGCGAACTGGACGAACACATGCTCGACGACGCATTCAGCGAACTGGCAGCGGCAAACACGCGTGAACCCGAAAGTGTCACGGACATCACTGCTGCCCTGCAGCGCCTGATCGTCCTTGCTCAGAGCCTGAAAGCGGCCCTATCTGCGGCCCCCGAAGCCGACTACTGGCGCCAGGCCCTGCTCGCTCATTGCCAGGATCTACACGCCGAACTGAGCTGTTTGACCCTGCCCGGCAGCCCCCCGGCATCCGCCAGTTGGCAAGACTTGGCACGGCTCGACGCCAGCCAATGGCCAGCCGCCGAGCAGGCGCAGGTACAAGCCGTTATCCACCATGCCAGTGAACGCATCGCCACTACATTGCGCCTGGCGGATCTGGCTGGCGAGCTGGCGAACATGGACTTCACCTTTCTCTACGACGCGCAGCGCGAGCTGCTGGCCATCGGTTACAACGCCGATGAGCAGCGCCTGGACAGCGCCTACTACGACCTCTTGGCTTCGGAAGCGCGGCTGACCAATTTCGTGGTCATCGCCCAGGGTCAGCTGCCCCAGGAAAGCTGGTTCACCCTGGGCCGGCTGCTGACCAGCAATGGCGGTGTTCCCGTGCTACTGTCCTGGACAGGCTCGATGTTCGAATACCTGATGCCGATGCTGGTCATGCCTAGTTATGCCGGCACCCTGCTCGACCAGACCTGCCGCGCCGCAGTGGCGCGGCAGATCGAATACGGCCAGCAACTGAGCCTGCCCTGGGGCGTCTCAGAGTCCGGCTATAGCACCCTGGATGCGCAACTGAACTATCAATACCGGGCCTTCGGCGTGCCCGGCCTGGGCCTCAAACGCGGCCTTGGCGAAGACGTAGTGATGGCGCCCTATGCCTCGGTGCTGGCCTTGATGGTCGCCCCCGAAGCGGCCTGCAAGAACCTCCAGCGCCTGGCAGACATGGGCATGGCCGGTCGTTACGGCCTGTACGAAGCCATCGACTTCACCAGCGCCCGCCTGCCGCCCGGACAGAACGCTGCACTGATCCAGTCCTTCATGGCGCACCACCAGGGCATGAGCCTGCTAGCGCTGACCTATGTGTTACTCGACCGCCCGATGCAACGCCGCTTCGAAGCCGACCCGCAGTTCCAGGCCACCGCCCTGCTGCTGCAGGAACGGGTACCGAAAAGTGCCGCGCAGTACCTGCACACCGCCAATGCTTCGCTGGAGGGCAAGGTGGCACGGGTCAACGAGAACAAGCTGCGGGTCTACACCGACCCTGGGCGCCGGCACCCGGCCGTGCAATTGCTCTCCAACGGCCGTTACCACGTGATGATCAGCAATGCCGGCGGCGGTTACAGCCGCCGCGACGAGATGGCGGTCACCCGTTGGCACGAGGACATAACCTGCGACAACACCGGTACCTTCTGCTACCTGCGCGATGTCGACAGCGGTGATTTCTGGTCCTCGGCGCACCAGCCCACCTTACGCACCACGGAAAGCTTCGAGGCGATCTTCACCGACGCCCGTGCCGAGTTCCGCGTGCGCGAACGCGGCTTCGACGCCCATACCGAGATCGTCGTCTCGCCGGAAGACGACATCGAGCTGCGCCGCCTGCACATCAGCAACCGCGGTGCGCAGCGCCGAACCCTGGAGCTGACCAGCTACGCCGAAGTGGTGCTGGCCCCGGCCCTCAGCGATGCCCTGCATCCAGCCTTCAGCAAGTTGTTCGTACAGAGCGAGCTGCTCACCCCGCTGCAGGCGATTCTGTGCAGCCGGCGGCCCCGCTCCAGCGAAGAAAAGGTGCCGTGGCTGTGCCATCTGCTGGCGGCGCACGAGGTGGACATCACCGCGATCTCCTACGAAACCGACCGCGCCCGCTTCATCGGCCGCGGGCGCAACCTGACGCACCCTGCAGCGATGGACAGCGAGGCGCTCTCCGGCACGGCCGGCGCGGTGCTCGATCCGATCGTGGCGATCCGCTGCAGGGTCTCCCTGGATCCCGGCCAGACCGCCACCATCGATCTGGTAACCGGCGTCAGTGACAGCCGTGATGGTTGCCTGCAACTGATCAACAAGTACCGTGATCGACACCTGGCCGACCGTGTCTTCGACCTAGCCTGGACCCACAGCCAGGTGCTGCTGCGCCAGCTCAATACCTCCCATGCCGAGGCCCGCCTGTTCGAGCAGATGGCCGCATCGATCATCTACACCAACCCCTCGCTGCGCGCTGCACCGAGCGTGCTGGCGGCCAACCAGCGCAACCAGAGCGGCCTGTGGGGCCAGGCAATTTCTGGCGACCGGCCCATCGTGCTGCTGCAGATTTCCGCGACCGCGCATATCGATCTGGTACGCCAGCTGGTGCAGGCCCACGCCTACTGGCGGCACAAGGGCCTGATCGTCGACCTGGTGATCTGGAACGAAGACCAGGCCGGTTACCGCCAGGATCTGCAGGACGTGATCATGGGCCTGGTCACCTCGGGCAGTGAGGCGCACTTGCTCGACAGACCAGGCGGCATTTTCGTGCGCCCTGCTCAGCAACTCTCCAACGAAGATCGCGTGCTGATGCTGGCCGTGGCCCATCTGGTACTCAGCGACGAGCGCGGCAGCCTTGCCGAGCAGATTCACCGGCGCCGGGCAGAACCTGCCCTGCCGGCCTTCGATGCCAAGCTGCTACCCAAGCCAGTGCGGCCTGCCGTGCTTCCATTGCCTGATCCATCGCTAATTCTGAGCAATCCCCATGGCGGCTTTAGCGCCGATGGCAAGGAATACGTCATTCATTCCAGAGCCGGCCAACCCACCCCGGCGCCCTGGGTGAACGTGCTGGCCAACCCGAATTTCGGCAGCGTGATATCGGAAAGCGGTAGCGCCTACACCTGGCATGAAAACGCCCACGAATTCCGCCTCACCCCGTGGCGCAACGACCCGGTCAGCGACCCGGGCGACGAGGCCATCTACCTGCGCGATGAAGACAGCGGCCACTACTGGTCGCCAACCCCACTGCCACGTCCTGGCAAGGGCGGCTACGTGACCCGTCACGGCTTCGGCTACAGCGTCTTCGAACACGAGGAGGAAGGGATTCGCAGCGAGCTGTGGGTCTACGTATCGCTGCAGGATCCGGTCAAGTTCTCGCACCTGAAGATCCACAATACGTCTGGCCGACCACGGCGCCTGTCGGTCACCGGCTACGTGGCCTGGGTACTGGGCGATCTGCGCGAAAAATCGTCGATGCACGTGGTCAGCGAGGCCGACCCGAACAGTGGCGCCCTGTTCGCGCGCAATGCCTACTCCATCGAGTTTCCGGGTCGAGTGGCCTTCTTCGACGTCGATGCGCCGCTTGCCAGCAGCACAGCTGGACGCACCGAATTCATCGGCCGTAACGGCAACCTCGGTGCCCCGGCAGCCATGGCCCAAGCGCACTTGTCAGGGCGCAGCGGCCCAGGGCTCGACCCGTGCGCGGCATTACGGGTCGATCTGCAGTTGGCGCCCGACGAGCACCGCAGCGTGACCTTCCGCCTGGGCGCCGCACAGGACGCCAAGATCGCCTCGCGCCTGGTGCACCGCATGCGTGGCGGCAATGTCGCCCAGGCGGAACTGGAGCGTGTGCGCACCCACTGGCACGACACCTTGGGCAAGGTGCAGATCGAAACCCCGGAGCCGGCCGTGGACGTAATGGTCAATGGCTGGCTGATGTACCAGGTGATCGCCTGCCGCTTCTGGGCCCGCAGCGGCTATTACCAGTCCGGCGGCGCTTTCGGCTTCCGTGACCAGTTGCAAGACAGCATGGCCATGCTGCATGCCGACCCGGCGGCGGTTCGCCAACACCTGTTGCTGTGCGCCGCCCACCAGTTCATCGAGGGCGATGTGCAGCACTGGTGGCACCCACCGCTGGATCGCGGTGTGCGTACCGGCTGCTCCGACGATTATCTGTGGCTGGTTCAGGCGACCAGCCGCTACGTGCAGGTCAGTGGAGACAGCAGTGTGCTCGCGGAAACCGCGGGTTACCTGGAAGGCCGCATGCTCAACAGCGGTGAGGAATCCTATTACGATCTGCCGAACCACTCTCCCCTGCGGGAAACCCTGTATCAACACTGCGTAAGGGCCATCGAGCACAGCCTGGCGCGGGGCGTTCACGGCCTGCCACTGATGGGCCACGGCGACTGGAACGACGGCATGAACCGCGTCGGCGAAGGGGGCAAGGGCGAAAGCGTCTGGCTCGGTTTCTTCGGCTACGACGTGCTGCGCCGCTTCGCCACCACCGCCCTGCTCAACGGTGACGCCGAGTTCGCCAGACGCTGCGACGAGCAGGCCGATGCCTTGCGCCTTAGCCTCGAGGCCCACGCCTGGGATGGCGACTGGTATCGGCGTGCCTATTTCGACGATGGCACGCCATTGGGCTCGACGGGCAACGACGAATGCCGCATCGATTCCATCGCCCAGAGCTGGTCGGTGCTGTCTGGCGCGGCGCCTGATCGGCGCCGACGCACGGCCATGGACTCGCTGGAGCGGCATCTGCTGCGTCGCGACATCGGCCTGGTGCAACTGCTTGCGCCCCCCTTCGACCGCGGCGTGCTCGACCCCGGTTACATCAAGGGCTATGTACCTGGCGTGCGCGAAAATGGCGGCCAGTACACCCACGCAGCCGTGTGGGCGAGCATGGCCTTCGCCGAACTGGGCGACAGCGCACGGGCGTGGGAGCTGCTGCGCCTGATCAACCCGGTCAGCCACGGCAACAGTGCTGAAACCATCGCCACTTACAAGGTCGAGCCCTACGTCGTGGCCGCCGATGTCTACGGCATGCCGCCCCATGAAGGGCGTGGCGGCTGGAGCTGGTACACCGGCTCGGCCGGCTGGATGTATCGGCTGATCGTCGAGTCGCTGCTCGGCCTGCAACGCAGCGGTACGCAGTTGAGCATGCAGCCAGTGCTGCCGGCGCATTGGCCAGGGTTCATCCTGCATTACCGGTTCGGTGACACCCCTTACCGCATCAGTGTAAGCCGCACGGATGCCGGCGATCCAGGCCTCCACCTGGACGGCATCGCCGTGCAAGGAAGCACCATCCACCTGCTCGACGATGGCCAGGATCATCAGGTTGATATTCAGTGGCCCCATAACGGGCCTGGCAGACCGACGATGGTTACAGGCCCTGTCAGGGTGATTCCTCAGCCGCAGCACACACCAGAGTAA
- a CDS encoding tautomerase family protein, which yields MPYVNIRVTNEGVTPEQKKALIKGTTELLQQVLGKPPISTFVVIDEVETENWGWQGQTIAQLREEEKSGKS from the coding sequence ATGCCTTACGTCAATATTCGCGTCACCAATGAAGGTGTCACGCCCGAGCAGAAGAAAGCGTTGATCAAGGGAACGACCGAGCTGTTACAGCAGGTACTGGGGAAACCCCCGATCTCGACGTTTGTCGTAATTGATGAGGTTGAAACGGAGAACTGGGGCTGGCAGGGGCAAACAATCGCGCAGCTAAGGGAGGAGGAAAAGTCAGGCAAGTCTTGA
- a CDS encoding TetR/AcrR family transcriptional regulator, whose product MRLSAEQRRQQILDAALVEFSSVGFEGATVERIAQRVGLTKAGLYAHYASKDAILEALFVTTIFSPSIQSHWQWVEGASLEETVDRFLDMAYSAIGDPQASAIFRLLITESGRSPERLRSWHEHILLPHATRRQAELDECVAKGVIPDNAVSRNFAMATSPVVIALLTQLLFGEELAEQEVARIRSAHREMLLILFARRGN is encoded by the coding sequence GTGCGCTTGTCCGCGGAGCAAAGGCGCCAGCAGATACTCGATGCCGCGCTGGTGGAGTTCAGTAGCGTGGGCTTCGAGGGCGCCACGGTGGAGCGCATCGCACAACGCGTCGGCCTGACCAAAGCGGGGCTTTACGCGCACTACGCCAGCAAGGATGCGATTCTCGAGGCGCTGTTCGTCACTACGATTTTCTCTCCGTCGATCCAGAGCCATTGGCAGTGGGTCGAGGGCGCTTCGCTGGAGGAGACCGTCGACCGGTTTCTCGATATGGCCTACTCGGCTATTGGTGACCCCCAGGCGAGCGCGATATTTCGCCTGCTCATCACCGAGAGCGGCAGGTCGCCGGAGCGGCTTCGCAGTTGGCACGAGCATATCCTGCTGCCCCATGCCACGCGCCGACAGGCCGAGCTCGATGAGTGCGTCGCCAAGGGCGTGATCCCGGATAACGCCGTATCGAGAAACTTCGCCATGGCAACCTCGCCTGTGGTCATCGCCTTGCTCACCCAACTGCTGTTCGGTGAGGAACTGGCCGAGCAGGAAGTTGCCAGGATTCGAAGTGCGCATAGAGAAATGCTGCTGATCCTGTTCGCCCGGCGAGGCAACTGA
- a CDS encoding efflux transporter outer membrane subunit, translating into MGSVHPLRVASRPLLLASLILLGACASVQPEPAQVPFSLPAGFVAADQAGYSTEDFWWRDFADARLDAFVSTALEKNPGLAQALARSRMAEAQARLNRADQLPQVGLAAGRARQRQNLPDITGENAAVIGNNYDVALDVSWELDLWGRLSALTASARADYLASAEQLRGVRQSVAAQAVQLYFEIVHAHAQVDLSERTVEALGEMARQINNRVSIGITSPADGMLADANLESARAGLEQRRESLARSLRQLQILMGEYPSGDVETALALPPVPAAPASGLPAELLARRPDVRAAELNLLSAGYQLGAAERSFLPSLSLTGSAGYSGSEFAQLFNSGNLIWSIAGRALQPVFQGGRLVAQVDIVEGQRDEVLNAYAETALVALSEVETALAVDSLLTSRERALEASASSAEDAVTVSLNRYLQGIDPFLNVLESQQRALDGRSAQITARHARLENRIALHLALGGGFEDASPTAAAATTPPISPTAP; encoded by the coding sequence ATGGGATCTGTTCACCCTCTGCGGGTTGCCTCCCGCCCCCTGTTGTTGGCTTCGCTCATCCTGCTTGGCGCCTGTGCCAGCGTACAACCCGAGCCGGCGCAGGTGCCTTTCAGCCTGCCAGCGGGTTTCGTCGCTGCCGATCAGGCCGGCTATTCAACGGAGGATTTCTGGTGGCGCGACTTCGCTGATGCGCGGCTCGATGCCTTCGTGAGCACCGCGCTGGAGAAAAATCCGGGGCTGGCCCAGGCGCTGGCTCGCTCACGCATGGCCGAAGCCCAGGCGCGCCTGAATAGGGCCGACCAGTTGCCGCAGGTCGGCCTCGCTGCGGGGCGCGCGCGGCAGCGTCAGAACCTGCCGGATATCACCGGCGAGAATGCGGCGGTCATCGGCAACAACTACGACGTTGCACTGGACGTGAGCTGGGAGCTGGATCTCTGGGGGCGCCTGTCGGCGCTCACCGCCTCGGCCCGCGCGGACTACCTGGCCAGCGCCGAGCAGTTGCGCGGCGTGCGTCAGTCTGTGGCGGCGCAGGCGGTGCAGCTGTATTTCGAGATCGTGCATGCTCACGCGCAGGTCGACCTTTCCGAGCGAACCGTCGAGGCGCTGGGTGAAATGGCCCGACAGATCAATAACCGCGTCAGCATCGGCATTACATCGCCGGCTGACGGCATGCTCGCCGACGCCAATCTGGAGTCGGCACGTGCAGGGCTGGAGCAGCGCAGAGAGTCGCTGGCACGCAGCCTGCGACAACTACAGATTCTTATGGGGGAATACCCGTCGGGCGATGTCGAGACCGCGCTGGCGCTACCGCCGGTTCCCGCAGCCCCGGCCAGTGGTTTGCCGGCCGAACTGTTGGCGCGCCGCCCCGATGTTCGCGCCGCCGAACTGAATCTGTTGAGCGCCGGCTATCAACTGGGCGCAGCGGAGCGTTCCTTTCTTCCATCCCTGTCGCTGACCGGTTCCGCCGGCTACAGCGGCAGCGAGTTCGCCCAACTGTTCAACAGCGGCAACCTGATCTGGTCGATTGCCGGCAGAGCCTTGCAGCCAGTGTTTCAGGGTGGCCGCCTGGTCGCCCAGGTGGACATCGTCGAAGGACAGCGCGATGAGGTGCTGAATGCCTACGCCGAAACGGCCCTCGTTGCGCTCTCCGAAGTCGAGACTGCGTTGGCCGTCGACTCGCTGCTGACAAGCCGGGAACGCGCACTGGAAGCCTCGGCAAGTTCGGCAGAGGACGCGGTAACGGTCTCGCTCAACCGTTACCTGCAGGGCATCGATCCATTCCTGAATGTGCTGGAAAGTCAGCAACGCGCCCTCGATGGCCGCAGCGCGCAGATCACCGCGCGACATGCTCGCCTGGAAAATCGCATCGCCCTTCATCTCGCCCTGGGCGGTGGTTTCGAGGATGCATCGCCAACTGCCGCTGCTGCCACCACACCGCCCATTTCGCCGACCGCACCATGA